From Skermanella sp. TT6, a single genomic window includes:
- a CDS encoding polyphosphate kinase 2 family protein, with protein sequence MSRTEIKPDKSKIRLDKLVQDGDRFADKAAYEKRLDALQTELLHIQQTYWHEKRRAVLVFEGWDAAGKGGAIRRITEPLDPRGFHVWPIGAPKQEEIGQHYLWRFWQRLPGPGTFAIFDRSWYGRVLVERVQEFAKPKEWKRAYDEINEFERLLVDDGVRIVKLFFHITQEEQLDRFRERLTNPYKRWKLTEEDLRNRARWDDYVGAAEDMFDKTSTLAVPWHAIAANSKWHARVASLEIITQALRRDVNIAPPPVDPAVIDAAAEMLGVHFSGLKEA encoded by the coding sequence ATGAGCCGCACCGAGATCAAGCCCGACAAGTCGAAGATCCGCCTGGACAAGCTGGTCCAGGACGGCGACCGTTTCGCCGACAAGGCGGCCTACGAGAAGCGGCTCGACGCCCTCCAGACCGAGCTGCTCCACATCCAGCAGACCTACTGGCACGAGAAGCGGCGGGCCGTGCTGGTGTTCGAGGGCTGGGACGCCGCGGGCAAGGGCGGTGCCATCCGCAGGATCACCGAACCGCTCGATCCGCGGGGATTCCATGTCTGGCCGATCGGCGCCCCCAAGCAGGAGGAAATAGGCCAGCATTACCTGTGGCGCTTCTGGCAGCGCCTGCCCGGCCCCGGCACCTTCGCGATCTTCGACCGCTCCTGGTACGGCAGGGTGCTGGTCGAGCGCGTCCAGGAGTTCGCCAAGCCCAAGGAATGGAAACGCGCCTACGACGAGATCAACGAGTTCGAGCGCCTGCTGGTGGACGACGGCGTGCGTATCGTGAAGCTGTTCTTCCACATCACCCAGGAGGAACAGCTCGACCGCTTCCGGGAACGCCTGACCAACCCCTACAAGCGCTGGAAGCTGACAGAGGAGGATCTGCGCAACCGGGCGCGCTGGGACGACTATGTCGGGGCGGCCGAGGACATGTTCGACAAGACCTCCACCCTCGCCGTCCCCTGGCACGCCATCGCCGCGAACAGCAAGTGGCATGCCAGGGTCGCTTCGCTGGAGATCATCACCCAGGCCCTGCGCAGGGACGTCAACATCGCGCCGCCGCCGGTCGATCCCGCCGTGATCGACGCGGCCGCCGAGATGCTCGGCGTCCATTTCAGCGGTCTGAAGGAGGCTTAG
- the hppD gene encoding 4-hydroxyphenylpyruvate dioxygenase, translating into MPKPDGRITDQNPMGTDGFEFVEYTAPDTKELGALFERMGFTAVARHRSKDVTLYRQGGVNFIVNAEPDSFAQAFARVHGPSVCAIAFRVADAAHAYRRAVELGAKGVAGTAGPMELNIPAIQGIGGSLIYLVDRYGDRSIYDVDFEFVEGAESAPKGLGLTSIDHLTHNVHRGRMTEWSDFYTKLFNFREIRYFDIEGKLTGLKSKAMTSPCGKIRIPINESSDDKSQIEEYLRAYKGEGIQHIALATEDIYGTVELARSRGVEFLAPPPDTYYEMLAERLPGHGEDVERLKRDHLLIDGAPGGGLLLQIFTNTVIGPIFFEVIQRKGDEGFGEGNFRALFESIERDQIRRGVLQEDG; encoded by the coding sequence ATGCCGAAGCCAGACGGCCGGATCACCGACCAGAACCCGATGGGCACCGACGGGTTCGAGTTCGTCGAGTACACCGCTCCGGATACCAAGGAACTGGGCGCCCTGTTCGAACGGATGGGGTTCACCGCCGTGGCGCGCCATCGTTCCAAGGACGTGACCCTGTACCGTCAGGGCGGAGTCAACTTCATCGTCAACGCGGAGCCCGACAGCTTCGCCCAGGCCTTCGCCAGGGTCCACGGCCCCAGCGTCTGCGCGATCGCGTTCCGCGTCGCCGACGCCGCCCATGCCTACAGGAGGGCCGTCGAACTGGGCGCCAAAGGGGTGGCCGGCACCGCAGGGCCGATGGAGCTGAACATCCCGGCGATCCAGGGCATCGGCGGCAGCCTGATCTATCTGGTGGACCGCTACGGCGACCGCAGCATCTACGACGTCGATTTCGAGTTCGTCGAGGGGGCGGAGAGCGCGCCGAAGGGACTCGGCCTGACCTCGATCGACCACCTGACCCACAACGTGCATCGCGGCCGGATGACGGAGTGGTCCGACTTCTATACGAAACTGTTCAATTTCCGCGAGATCCGGTATTTCGACATCGAGGGCAAGCTGACCGGGCTGAAGTCCAAGGCGATGACCAGCCCCTGCGGCAAGATCCGGATCCCGATCAACGAATCCTCCGACGACAAGTCGCAGATCGAGGAATATCTCCGGGCCTACAAGGGCGAGGGCATCCAGCACATCGCGCTGGCGACCGAGGATATCTACGGAACGGTCGAGCTGGCCCGCAGCCGGGGCGTGGAGTTCCTGGCGCCGCCCCCCGACACCTATTACGAGATGCTGGCGGAGCGGCTGCCGGGACACGGCGAGGACGTGGAGCGCCTGAAGCGGGACCACCTGCTGATCGACGGCGCGCCCGGCGGCGGCCTGCTGCTCCAGATCTTCACCAACACGGTGATCGGGCCGATCTTCTTCGAGGTGATCCAGCGCAAGGGCGACGAGGGGTTCGGCGAGGGCAATTTCCGGGCGCTGTTCGAGAGCATCGAGCGCGACCAGATCCGCCGCGGCGTGCTTCAGGAAGACGGGTGA
- a CDS encoding UDP-2,3-diacylglucosamine diphosphatase has product MQPDIGVRHYRSIWISDVHLGTRGCQADLLLDFLRCHESEYLYLVGDIVDGWRLKRSWYWPQAHNDVVQKLLRRARKGAKVFYIPGNHDEAFREYIGLNFGGVAVVEDAVHTTADGRRLLVIHGDQFDAVVKYAKWLAHLGDGAYTALLGINTWFNYVRRKLGFTYWSLSAYLKHRVKNAVEYIGDYEKALAEEARRRNVDGVICGHIHSAEMRPMEGVLYCNDGDWVESCTALVEHESGELEIINWAASRRLLPVKVSARAAA; this is encoded by the coding sequence ATGCAGCCAGACATTGGTGTGCGGCACTATCGAAGCATCTGGATCTCGGACGTTCACCTGGGAACCCGCGGTTGCCAGGCCGACCTTCTTCTGGATTTCCTCCGCTGTCACGAGTCCGAGTACCTGTATCTCGTCGGCGACATCGTCGACGGGTGGCGGCTGAAGCGCAGCTGGTACTGGCCGCAGGCCCACAACGACGTGGTCCAGAAGCTTCTGCGCCGCGCGCGCAAGGGCGCCAAGGTCTTCTACATCCCGGGCAACCATGACGAGGCGTTCCGGGAATATATCGGGTTGAACTTCGGCGGGGTCGCCGTGGTCGAGGATGCGGTCCATACCACGGCCGACGGAAGGCGGCTCCTGGTGATCCACGGCGACCAGTTCGACGCCGTCGTCAAATACGCCAAATGGCTCGCCCACCTGGGCGACGGCGCCTATACGGCGCTGCTCGGGATCAACACCTGGTTCAACTATGTGCGCCGAAAGCTGGGTTTCACGTACTGGTCCCTTTCGGCCTACCTGAAGCACCGCGTCAAGAACGCCGTCGAGTATATCGGCGACTACGAGAAGGCGCTGGCGGAGGAGGCGCGCCGCCGCAACGTCGATGGAGTCATCTGCGGGCATATCCACAGCGCCGAAATGCGTCCCATGGAGGGGGTGCTCTATTGCAACGACGGAGATTGGGTCGAATCCTGCACGGCTCTCGTCGAGCACGAGAGCGGCGAGCTGGAAATCATAAACTGGGCGGCTTCACGTCGCTTGCTGCCAGTCAAGGTCTCAGCCAGGGCGGCAGCGTGA